In Sparus aurata chromosome 2, fSpaAur1.1, whole genome shotgun sequence, a single genomic region encodes these proteins:
- the trappc6bl gene encoding trafficking protein particle complex subunit 6B, like, whose translation MADESLFDFLHMEIVSHVYKEQQAGKGEMDNKDRAVCVSVLESMGFRVGQGLIERLTRDSPSFKDELDVMKFVCKDFWTKVFRRQVDNLRTNHQGTYVLQDNKFSLLTQLSNGKQYLDQAPKYLAFSCGVVRGALSNLGMDSVVTAEVSVMPSCKFQVVIQKL comes from the exons ATGGCAGACGAATCTCTGTTTGACTTTCTCCATATGGAGATCGTGTCACATGTTTACAAGGAGCAGCAAGCCGGTAAAGGAGAGATGGACAACAAG GACAgagctgtctgtgtttctgtccttgAAAGTATGGGCTTCAGGGTGGGACAAGGACTCATCGAAAG GTTGACCCGGGACTCTCCCAGTTTCAAGGACGAGTTGGATGTGATGAAGTTCGTCTGCAAAGACTTCTGGACGAAAGTGTTCAGGAGGCAGGTTGACAACCTCAGAACAAACCATCAG GGTACCTATGTTCTGCAGGACAACAAGTTTTCTCTGCTGACTCAGCTATCCAATGGGAAACAGTACCTGGATCAGGCTCCTAAG TACCTTGCTTTCTCGTGCGGTGTGGTGAGAGGAGCGCTGTCTAACCTGGGTATGGACAGCGTGGTGACAGCAGAGGTCTCTGTTATGCCATCCT GTAAGTTCCAGGTGGTGATCCAGAAGTTGTGA
- the bloc1s3 gene encoding biogenesis of lysosome-related organelles complex 1 subunit 3, protein MSNRYQIVVQGEASETDSDDEVYITSMPAPQTATAGTKVPGEASETDSEGEEEQVDRASTVSQESTQILRRDLPPLIVVRDHPDIQSIVEDRPSPTHKPHGDTLLQQKLQESNMRLYTDVGQAVRQVYGSASREVQSATAQLNASQSAIINASHSIRLILDDLKAVSEKIDIITSCQILPDININNPNNNTAPVP, encoded by the exons atgTCAAACAGGTACCAGATAGTGGTGCAGGGTGAAGCCTCTGAGACAGACTCTGATGATGAGGTCTACATCACCTCCATGCCTGCTCCCCAGACTGCCACAGCTGGAACCAAG GTTCCTGGGGAGGCGTCTGAAACAGATAGTGAGGGTGAAGAGGAGCAGGTGGACAGAGCCTCTACAGTGAGCCAGGAGAGCACTCAGATACTCAGGAGAGACCTGCCTCCACTTATAGTGGTTAGGGACCATCCTGATATACAGTCGATAGTGGAGGACCGGCCGAGTCCAACACACAAGCCACATG GTGACACTCTCTTACAGCAGAAGCTGCAGGAGTCTAACATGCGGCTGTATACTGACGTGGGACAGGCCGTACGGCAGGTTTATGGCAGTGCCAGTAGAGAG GTGCAAAGTGCGACAGCTCAGCTGAACGCTTCACAGAGCGCCATCATCAACGCCTCCCACAGCATCCGATTAATCCTTGACGACCTGAAGGCTGTGTCTGAGAAGATCGACATCATCACCAGCTGTCAGATTCTGCCTGATATAAACATCAATAATCCAAATAATAACACTGCTCCTGTACCTTAA